A window of the Hypomesus transpacificus isolate Combined female chromosome 10, fHypTra1, whole genome shotgun sequence genome harbors these coding sequences:
- the LOC124472318 gene encoding testicular spindle-associated protein SHCBP1L-like translates to MATSAQCDHFDEETDLKVTVTPPEAPSNDSLQAEDPRVDPESPSTSNSVTPQIVRSKVRSKQVSPSPNKEPEDVEEYAKLLPQIFISNKTYTYDERVDLFCDQMIGQCSAEDADEAISLYILKKLATKVSWTAVWKTAPELILEHCEIGDLPFVGVLMQVEATPFDGKSIPLRVSVSVAEPFSSNIANLPRELVEDVLREHDYSVPVLDVYPLQGLGTDVDCIAEALEHARFFYDFLWRDWDDEEEGDDYAGLIEKRIQLYYDIHDGTIPGPINERYRKTLEDYRSKRLELTKFQSSIQGETLPGEAVECWKKYYEMLMLCGLLKFWEDMRLSSHGPFYPRICKRRRGQRASGRPVTHIVAQMMTTDMFKNFSSDALIQQHDCLSVALESCYSGDVVVVFPGEYQAPALSSLTEDIVIKGEGERQEVVFFSDPSHNNFVASKATKVTLCNLTLMQQGTCDGIVVVEAGQMTLENCVLKCDGTGVCVLTGACLIMKNCEISGAQGPGVELFPGSVAELHGNKIHNCSNQAAKGSMGAINLKVLPKPQLKMSDNHIHDNLGYGVSILVPDHHYQASEEGLEKTASGDQLESHHLSKALQELSLEMNTNKFESNTMGNVGLQRKMWLSS, encoded by the exons ATGGCTACATCAGCTCAATGTGACCATTTCGATGAAGAAACCGACCTGAAAGTGACCGTTACTCCCCCCGAAGCTCCATCCAACGACAGTCTACAAGCGGAGGACCCTAGAGTTGATCCCGAGTCACCATCAACGTCTAATAGTGTCACTCCTCAAATTGTCAGGAGTAAAGTTAGAAGTAAACAAGTGTCCCCCAGTCCTAACAAAGAACCAGAAGATGTGGAGGAATATGCTAAACTCTTGCCACAAATCTTCATCTCGAATAAGACCTACACATACGACGAGAGAGTCGACCTGTTCTGCGATCAGATGATTGGCCAGTGTtcg GCAGAAGACGCAGATGAAGCCATCAGCCTTtatattttaaagaaacttGCCACCAAAGTTTCCTGGACAGCAGTGTGGAAAACGGCTCCAGAACTCATATTAGAACACTGTGAAATTGGGGACCTACCTTTCGTTGGTGTGCTCATGCAG GTTGAGGCCACTCCATTTGATGGAAAAAGCATCCCTCTGAGAGTCTCAGTTTCTGTGGCCGAGCCATTTTCCTCAAATATTGCCAACTTGCCAAGGGAGCTAGTTGAAGATGTTTTGAGGGAACATGACTACTCTGTGCCAGTCTTGGATGTCTATCCTTTACAAGGGCTGGGGACTGATGTTGACTGCATAGCAGAGGCTCTGGAACATGCTCG GTTTTTCTACGATTTCCTCTGGAGAGACTGGGATGACGAAGAGGAGGGTGATGACTATGCAGGGCTTATAGAAAAACGTATACAACT GTACTATGACATCCATGACGGAACCATTCCTGGTCCAATCAATGAGCGCTACCGAAAGACCTTGGAAGACTACAGGAGCAAACGGCTGGAGCTGACAAAGTTCCAGAGCAGTATTCAGGGGGAAACCCTACCAGGGGAGGCTGTGGAGTGCTGGAAGAAATACTATGAAATGTTGATGCTATGTGGGCTCCTAAAGTTCTGGGAAGATATGCGACTCAG CAGCCATGGACCGTTCTATCCGAGGATCTGCAAGCGCAGAAGGGGACAGAGGGCGTCTGGAAGACCTGTGACACACATTGTGGCCCAAATGATGACAACAGATATG TTTAAGAATTTCTCCTCAGACGCGTTGATCCAGCAGCACGACTGTCTGTCAGTAGCCTTGGAATCCTGCTACTCTGGAGACGTAGTGGTGGTGTTCCCTGGGGAGTATCAGGCCCCTGCACTGTCATCCCTCACTGAGGACATAGTCATCAAAG gtgaaggagagaggcaggaggtggTGTTCTTCTCAGACCCGTCACACAACAACTTTGTGGCCTCCAAAGCCACAAAGGTGACCCTCTGTAACCTGACGCTGATGCAGCAAGGGACCTGTGATGGGATTGTGGTGGTGGAGGCAGGACAGATGACGCTGGAGAACTGCGTGTTGAAATGCGATGGCACAGGAGTGTGCGTTCTAACTGGCGCTTGTCTGATCATGAAGAACTGTGAAATATCAGGTGCCCAG GGGCCAGGTGTGGAGCTGTTCCCAGGGAGCGTTGCGGAGCTGCATGGGAACAAAATTCATAACTGCAGCAACCAGGCAGCCAAAGGCTCAATGGGTGCCATTAATCTCAAG GTACTTCCTAAGCCCCAGCTAAAGATGTCTGACAACCACATCCATGACAATCTAGGCTACGGGGTGTCCATCCTTGTGCCTGATCACCATTACCAAGCCAGTGAAGAGGGCCTTGAAAAGACCGCCAGTGGGGACCAACTGGAGTCACACCATTTGTCCAAGGCCTTGCAGGAGCTCAGTCTGGAGATGAACACCAACAAATTTGAGTCCAATACAATGGGGAATGTAGGCTTGCAGCGCAAGATGTGGCTCAGTTCTTAG